The Candidatus Neomarinimicrobiota bacterium nucleotide sequence CACACTCCTTATGCCATTCGTTGATTAAATTTTGAATCGCCTCTTCGTAATCCGGTGAAACGGAATAAGCTTTCTCCGACAGCATCTGATTCAGCCTTTCCAGGGTTGCCTTTGCATCCCCGACCAGCATCAGCGCTGAATGTTTACCTGCATCAAACGGAGATACGTTGATGCTGATGAATCTCACTTCGGGATTCTGAAATTGGGTCTTTGAAGCCGTAGTAAAATCTGACAAACGGGTACCTATAGCAATCACGAGGTCAGCCTCCTTCGCAATCCGATTAGCGGATGAGGTTCCCGTAACCCCGATTCCCTGCAGGTTCTTATCATGTTTCCAATTAAGAGAACCCTTCCCAGCTTGAGTTTCGCCGACCGGTATCCCCGTGGATTCACAAAACTTTGCCAATGATTCATCTGCCCCGGAGTAAATCACACCTCCGCCTGCGATGATCAAGGGTTTCGTGGATTTCTTTATCAGTTCCACTGCACGAAGTAACAAGGCGGGGTCGGGAATCGTCCTCGGGATATAGTGAACTCTTTTTTCAAAAAAGGTTTCGGGAAAATCGTATGCTTCGGCTTGCACGTCTTGCGGCAGAGATATAGTCACCGCCCCGGTCTCGGAAGGGTCCGTAAGAACCCGCATCGCCTCCGGAAACGACGTAAGAATTTGCTCGGGTCGGTTTATACGGTCCCAGTAACGGCTCACGGTTCTCAGGCAATCATTAACGGATACGTCCTGACCGGGGGGATACTCCAATTGTTGTAGAACCGGGCCGACGTTTCTTCGGGCAAATGTATCACCCGGCAGTAGAAGCACGGGAATCCTGTTGATAGTGGCGCCCGCCGCCGCGGTTACCATATTGGTCGCGCCGGGACCTATTGAAGTAGTACAGGCGAACGCCCTCATTCGGCGATTCTGCTTGGCAAAAGCCGCAGCAATATGCACCATCGCTTGTTCGTTCCGGGGTAAGTAATGAGTGAACTCTCCATCTTGCTCGAGCGCCTGCCCAATACCCGCTACATTTCCATGACCGAATATTCCC carries:
- the iolD gene encoding 3D-(3,5/4)-trihydroxycyclohexane-1,2-dione acylhydrolase (decyclizing) translates to MKTIRLTTAQAIIRFLKAQWVELDDDSNPFFAGMWGIFGHGNVAGIGQALEQDGEFTHYLPRNEQAMVHIAAAFAKQNRRMRAFACTTSIGPGATNMVTAAAGATINRIPVLLLPGDTFARRNVGPVLQQLEYPPGQDVSVNDCLRTVSRYWDRINRPEQILTSFPEAMRVLTDPSETGAVTISLPQDVQAEAYDFPETFFEKRVHYIPRTIPDPALLLRAVELIKKSTKPLIIAGGGVIYSGADESLAKFCESTGIPVGETQAGKGSLNWKHDKNLQGIGVTGTSSANRIAKEADLVIAIGTRLSDFTTASKTQFQNPEVRFISINVSPFDAGKHSALMLVGDAKATLERLNQMLSEKAYSVSPDYEEAIQNLINEWHKECDRIFSPGNGEKVSQGEIIGILNEFMTDKDTLVCAAGSLPGDLHKLWRAENGDQYHMEYGYSCMGYEIAGGLGVRFAKEEGDVFVMVGDGSYLMMHTEIVTSLQEDKKLIIILVDNHGYGSIDGLSKSLGSMGFGNKLRRRDPKTEKLTGDFLEIDFVENVISLGAEGIRAGTREEFDSALKKARGNEKTTAIIIELEPSDVPGYESWWDVPIAEVSEMQTVQQARKEYEEKVKKERYF